GAATTTCATCCAGGGGATTCAGCCAGTTACTCATTCTGCCGGGATGTTTGGACTATCCAATGGTAAAGGGCAGATTCATGCAGTTCTGCGACAAAGCTTGAGCCCGTGAAGCAACCCGCGTCCTTGTTGTTGACGAGATCAACCGCGCAGAGCAGTAGCGGGTCTGCAGGGAGCTCATGTGCCTGTTCTAAGATCGCGATCGGACCAATACCCCTAAAGCCGCTGGCGACACGTTTTCTTTACCGGCCAATGTCCGCTTCATAGCGACTTCGAATACCGCGGATCGCTAGATCGCGCCTATGGACCATGCACTGCGCTGGAGATTTGTCTTCATCAGCCTGAACCCCAACTACGATTTCCATCCCTCTTAAGACAAAAACACCAGATGCGACCTGCCCGGGTTGATCGCGATCCTGCAGTGTGTAAACCGCAAGATCGGCGGCGGACACTACACCATTTGCGTGTCGGTGTTTCTGTGCAACGACCTGAGTACCCAGATTGAGGACATTTGGAACATGGAGTTTAAGTCCTGTCTGGACAGTACTTTTTCGACCAACTGGAGAAAGTTAACGACCTCCTCTGGGACACGGTCGCAGAGAATGTAGCGCCGTGATCTCGGTGACATCCCGTACTATTGAACTTCGAGAGTATGCACGCACCGCGCTTGACATCAGTTGGTTGTCCTATGCCGCAGCAACGACACTCTGGCGTACCCATTCCACGTAGGTCGCCGTCGATTTTCCATCGCTGAAAGCGGACAACTAGTGGGTTATTACACATAGGGATGGGGTGGGTAAATCTCCTTGTCCCTTGACCTTCTGCTGAGGATCAACCTAAAGGTCGAGGTCGTAAACGTTTTTCAGATGCTTGAGCATGCATACCAGCTAAGATCGTTTCTGATAGTGAAGAGCCCCGCCGAGGCCGATAAGCTGCAGTAATTTTCGAGTACCTCTCTGTCATCCTTTCGCGCCGCGGCATCACACGTGCACACAAGGGCCTTTATCGTGCATATCACGCAATTCGTTCATGGCGCTGACGAATGCCATGGCATTCTGTGTAAAGTTCTCATCGCTTGCATCAAAATTGGTGCCATAGTGTCGATGATGACCAACACAATCGGAGCGGCAACGTCGTTCATAGTGCTACAAATACGCCCGCAGAGTTTGGCAAACGCAAGTTGATTGATCATTGGAACAGCTGTTGCCGTGATGTAACAAGGGAGATCAACGACGTTCACGTCCTGGTGCAGGCACCGGACCTCGATGCGACGAGCCAAGCCACCGCGCCCTTCACCAGCCACCCAAACCACAGCGCCTTGTCCAACCGATATGCCAAAGAACTCAACACCGGCCGCTGTGCAAAGTGCTAGTTCGAGAGTGAGAAATGATCTGCATGTGTTGCTTTGACCGAACAAAATATCGATGGTGTCGGTTTGTATGTAACCCTCTGCTTACCATTCGACGCCCTATGCGTCTCTGATGACGTCAACAGCGTGAATCAGCACAAGCATGGCTACACGCGCTGGCAGACCGTTGGAGCACCCTATTCTAAAGATAGACCAGGTCACCCCGACCATTGTCCGCAGCGTTGAAGACGTGCCAGCGGACAGAATCTTGTGTGAAGGCTGGGTATTTGTTCGCAGAACTGAGAAATAGTGCGGAGATTTCGTGACATCACCAATACTTCCGTTAATGTGTCGCAACGCTCTTAGTGGCCGTGCTTGGGAGTATTTGTAACTGGCCGGGGTAGAGAGTACCTTGCTTGTAGGTTATTCTGCTGTATATTTAAACTTTTGCGTATCAGTCAAATGAGTGCCGCTTCAAATAGTCGCGCACTTCATCGTAGTAATTGCCCACCGTTGAAGCACTGATCCCGTATTCGCGGCCAATAGGCTTTCGCAGGGACTCGGATGGATAAACCGGTTGCCCTTCTGCGCCTCCACGACAGCACAATAACAAGGCCACGCTTTTGTTCGTTTATTCCGCTCGACAGTTTGGCGCCTTTTCCCCCGTGTGATTCCGAAGGCTTCGCTGTACTCCCACGCAGCGCCCGATCGGTGAGGATTCAATCCCTTTTGAAGTTCTACTCGCATCCACTCGGGTGGTACACCGTATTGACCACAGGCCCAAATCGCTTCGAACAAAATAATTCAATCTCCGCGCGCGTATGCATCTCAAAATCACGCATCTCCTCTTCTGCACAATCCGACATGCTCATTCGAAAACCTTCCGGTTCATCCGCTCGACCACGGATGCGGCATGGTTACGGCAATGTGGTTATACCGCTCCACCATCTGCACCGTCTTATGCCCCAGGATCGCTGTAATCTCAGCCAGCGTGGTACCATTTATCGCAAGATAGGACGTAGTACTATGCCGCAGGTCGTGGAACCGGAAGTTCTCTAGCTGGCGCGCTCTACAACATCTCGCCAAGGCTCTTTGAGGGATACCGGGCGCTGGTGATTTCGCCTAGGAAATACCAGGTCGCTCTCGATTAGTTACGCCTTGGCCAGTCGCGTCAGTTCCCACGCTGCGGGGCCGCAAAGATGCAGGACGCGACGATCGCGGTGGTGCAGCACAATCCGGCCGGACTTGAGGTCTACCTGTGGCCAGCGAAGATTGAGGATCTCGCCCTGCCGTGCGCCGGCGGACAGCGCCAACTGAACAATGGGATAGAAGGAGGGGTAGCGGCTCGAATTTCAGGCATCGAGTCGACGCTTTCGTTCTTCATCATCGAGGTAGCGAACACGCTCCTCGGATTCCTGTAGACGGCCAACTTCACGTGCCGCGTTATAGGGTATCCAGTGCCACTCTTGGCTGGCGAATTTCAGCGCGTGCCCGATTGCCTCAAGGTAGCGATCGGCCGTGGCTGTGCTACGCTATTTTCTGCTCTGGGTGTTGCTACGTGCAAACTCGTCACAACACCCATGAGCACCGCTGTAGCTACCCGAACCAGCGAGCAATCACCAATGCGATTCTTCCACCAGTTCAGCAGTGCGGCGACTGTATGGCGTGCGTCCTTGTTGTTCCGTTTGAGGGGTAGCAGTCTTCGGGGTATTTTTCGACCAGGTGTGTGACTGTGCACCGCAGGAACCCACTGCCCCGCCTCCAAGTTGAACTCTACGCGCTTCGCCCATTTCTGAGCTTCGGTCTTTTTGGAAAACGCCTTCGTGTGCACCTTGTGCCCCTGCAGGCACATCCGCACGCGGTAGTTTTTTTGCCATCCCTGCCTATTCGAGCATCAATGATTGCTATGATCACTTCCTATGACCGTGTTTCCCACTGGACCAAATTGATCCAAACCTTCGCCACCAGGACTCCTCACTGCGGTCTAAATAAAGCTAACTACTTGATTTTCTTATGGTGCCCGGGGCCGGAGTCGAACCGGCACGGCAAAAGCCGGGGGATTTTAAGTCCCCTGCGTCTACCAGTTCCGCCACCCGGGCGCTGGATCAGGCGCCATTGTAGCTTCAGCCTTGGTACGGCTGAAGCACGGCGGGGAAAATGGAGGCTGGGGTCGGAATTGAATCGGCGTCCGCGACTTTGCAGTACACCGCCCAATTTATGAATCAATGAGTTAATCGACTAACGACCGCTTCATCACCCAACTTAATCAAGTTACCTTACAAATTTGTGATGAGCACCTATTGTAAACGACCAACCACCCTGCCACCCGAAATTCTTGATGCTACACGCATCTGGCCGCGTAGTATAAATAGCCAAAGTCCCTATTGCCACAGCGCGATTAACCCTTAACTGGCTCGATACACCCTAACAACCACCCGTCTTTCAATGGCAAATCCTTGATACTCTTCAAAACGGCAGATTGAACAAAAGTGACTGCGAATCTGTTTGTCGTACTCGAAATAGGTAATTCCCCCATTTGTTGCAGCGCCCAGAAGTGGAGCCTGGGCCGCTCATGGTTATGCGTCCAGAGCCGGCAAGTGGCAAATTCCTGCGCCGTCTCTATGGACTCGTACAGGTACTGCTCCAGCCAGTCATAACGGACGGCGCAGTTGTATCGCTCCGCGCAAACGTTCTGCTGCGGCTTGCCAGGCTGGATGTATCCAGCCGAATACGGCGTCGCTCGGCCCAGGCCGTCAGTGCCGCGCCGATGTACTCCGGCCCGTTGTCACAGCGGATAGTGACAGGCTTTCCGCACCACTCGATGATCTGCTCCAGTGTGCGAATAACCCGTTCGGCTGGCAGCGAGAAGTCAACCTCAATGCCAAGCCCCTTTCGGTCGAAGTCGTCAATCATGTTGAACAGCCAAAAGGCCCGCCCATCCTCTAAACGATCATGCATGAAATCCATCGACCAGACTTCGTTGATAGCTCCCGGCACAGCCAATGGCTCGGGCTTCTCCCGCACTAGACGCTTCTTGTACTTGATGCGCAGGTTCAGCTCCAGCGCCCGGTAGATCCGGTACGCCGGCTTGTGGCTCCAGACGAACCCCTTGACGTTACGCAGCTACAGAAAGCAAAGGCCGAATCCCCAGTTGCGCTGATTGTGCGTCAGTCGTATCAGCCAGTCCGCAATTGCAGCATTTCCATCCGACAGCTTGGGCTGATACCGATAGCAGGTCTCGCTGACTACGAACGCTTGGCAGGCCAGCCGAATGCTCACCCCTTTCTGTGCCACAGCTCGGGGGATCGGTGTGCGGGGTTCGGCCTGCTTCAGGATGGCCATGATCTGCCTGTCTGTGTAGCGGGACTTCTTCATGTAGAACCTCCGCGAGGTACATTACGAGAAAATTCCACTTTTGAGGACCGCTACATTTGGGGGTGGATTACCTATCGTCTTGGCAATACAGCAGAATCTATCATAGCTGTGCACAGCCTGACGGTTCCGTGAAGGCTGCTCTACCACTGTTCTGGATCAGGAGTAGTGTAATGCTTGCTTCGTGCCAGCAATTATCTGTGCTGCATTCAATGTATTTTGTAGCAAACAAGCTATTGTCATAGGTCCCACACCACCCGGTACCGGAGTGATGGCGCCAGCCACACGAACTGCGCTATCGAAGTCGACGTCACCGACGAGTCTGCCTCTGCCGTTTTGCTCTTCGATCCGATTGATGCCGACATCGATCACCACCGCACCGGGTTTAATCCACTCGCCCTGGACATATTTTGGCCGCCCCACCGCAGCGATCACGATATCCGCACGGCTGCATTCATCTGCCAGCTCCAACGTTCTGGAATGAGCAATTGTTACAGTACAGTTAGCCTGCACCAGAAGTGTGGCCATCGGCTTACCGACGATATTTGACCGTCCGATAACCAGCGCCTTTTTTCCATCCAATTCGGGTAAATGTTCGCGCAACAACATCAAACAACCCATAGGTGTACAGGGCACGTGCGCGGTGCCCCCGGTAACCAGTCGACCCGCATTGATCACGTGGAATCCGTCCACATCCTTGACAGGATCAATGGTGTCGATGATCGCTTCTGGATCGATATGCGACGGTAGCGGGAGTTGCACGAGTATGCCGTGAACATCGGAGCGTCGATTCAGTTGCTCAATCTGGCTGATCAGCTCGCTCTGGGATGTATGTTGCGGAAGCCGGTAATCGAAAGATTGCATACCCGCTTCCGTAGTCTGGAGTACCTTGTTGCGGACATAAATCTCACTCGCTGGATTGTCTCCCACTAGAATGACAGCCAGTCCAGGCTTGCCTCTTGTTATTTGGGTGAACCTAGAAACATCGCCTGCAATACTTTTTCGCAGCCGTTCTGCGTATGCCTTTCCATCGATAATTGTGGTCATAGTTTATATCTCATCCATGACGAACGACCGTCTGCATTTTCCATAAATTCTCGCTTTTCACGAACGGATCGCCCGATAACACAATCATGTCCGCCCGGGCGCCTTTTTTTATATCCGATGAAGCGGTACCCCAGAGTTGCCTCGGGCGTGACGTGGATGCGCACAAGGCATCTTTCATCGACACACCACAATCCAAAAAATGAAAAATCTCGTTGATCAGGCTTTTACCATGAGTTACCCCGGTACTACCGGCATCCGAGCCAGCGATCAGATTCACACCTATATCTGCGGCGAGTGCGACGTGCTCGGAATGAGAGTCAAGAATTCTCCGCAGTTTGGTCACGGTATCCGCGCTCCACCCCGCCGCTTCCGGAAATTCCCACTGATAATGAACCGGCGAAAAGGTCGGGACCCAAGCGGTACCTTGATCACTCATCCTTTTTAGAAGTTCACGTGTCATGAAAAAACCATGCTCGATTGAGTCCACGCCGGCTGCAAGTGCGATACTGATGCCTTCGGCTCCACTGCAATGCGCAAATGTTTTGATATCCACTTCATGCGCGCACCTTACAAGAAATGCAAGATCATCCAGATCGAACTGTGGATCTCCTTTGACTGATCCTGTTTCGAAATCAATTATGCCGGTTTGGATAATTTTAAGATCGTCGCAGGTTTCTGCTAGTTCGTTCACAGCGATCCGAATGTCCTCGCGCGTGGTGACTTCGCGTGCCATGAACGATCCATACCGTTTCGGGCGTCGCAATGCGATGCCAGCGGATCGCACGTCCAGGCATTTGCTATTCTCGCGAACGGCGTGGTTGATTCCATAGCGATCACCTGCATCCCGCACCAGCGTGACACCGCATTCTAAATTTCGTATTAGGTTCTCGTGCGCAACTTCCAGCATCTGTTCGAAATTCGATTCCAGATACCGAGAGCGTTTCTCATAGTCCAGTTCTCCACCATCCAAGAACAGGTGGCAATGCCCTTCGACCAGGCCTGGCATGATGAATTCACAAAGTTGTACATCGTCGGTTACCCGATGTTCTCCAGGGATCAAATCTTCAATGCAGTCATCTTCGATGACAAGTGTGACCGGCTCTGCATTATGATAGTGTTGACCATCGAACCAACTCTTTGCGATAAGTGTCTTCATGCCGTTTTGTCATAGAGCTTCATAACGGTCATCAGTGCATCATGATCACGCAGTTTGATAATTTCACGAAATGTCCTCAGCACAAAATTATCATCTGTTAAGAGCTCATACTGACGCCACGGTGTACCCAAAACGGTGTCAAATCCTGCGGGCATCGCCAACGTCAAAAAGGCACATTCTAACTGATGCTTTAAATCTGATCCGTCTACGGCTTTCGCGGGAAGATACTGCGGCAGATTGGACAGACCACCCATGATATGTACGCCATCAAGATCGGCGTCGTTATTGATCAACTGAATCCCATCAAGTGCCATCTTCAGCAATCCTTCTGCGTCGGCAGCAAGAGTAATGATTGAAATATCGACAAAAAAGTCATCATTCATCATGTCTGGATTTTCTGATTTCAAAATACTAATCATATCGCGGGCCGACGTGTGAACTTCCTCTCCCGTCTTGCATGCTACTAAGTGCCCGTCGGCAAACCTCTCTGATGACATTATTACCACCTTACAAGGGCGGATCTTTAGCGTTTCCTTCAACTCCCAACGAGATGCCGCAATTGAGTTGATGATTGGTTTTTGTCCTTTCGCCTTAGCGGGATCATAGGCCTTCAGTGCACCCTCAAGAACACTTGGATCGGGACAATCAATAGAGAGAGGCAAATCCACAACGGCTTGTATTTTCTGTATAAGTTCGATCAGAAACCCTGGACTATCCAAAGCCTTCGTACCCGCATTTACATTTAGATAACTAGCGCCTGCCTCCGCCTGTCTAATTGCCAGCTTCTGAATTTCCTCGAAGTCTTCCTGCTCAAAAAAAGCTTGGGTCGATCGAAAGCCTGGATTGATTCTCTCACCAATAATAGTTAGCCCTGGGATGGACATGTAAACTCTCCTGTAGAGACGAGCGTGGATGGACGTCCGGTCAGTACGCCGGATGCATGGACGATCTCCTGGATGAGATGTTCTCTCTTGGGAGCCATCAGGTGGATACCTGATATACCCTCGATTTCATGGATTTCTTGAATCGTTTCTATGCATATCTTGATCCCTTCCTTTTTTGAATCTTGTGCCTTTTCAAGACGTGCAATAATTTCGTCAGGTATGTAAACACCGGGGACGTTGGCGCGCATCCAGCGAGCCGTGCGTGGTGAAACGAGCGGACCGACACCAACAAGTATGAAGCATCGGTTATGCAGCCCTTCTTCTCGGATGCACTCCATGTAACGCTTGAGTACTTCGATGTCGTAACAATACTGGGTCTGTACAAACTGGGCACCAGCTTCTATTTTTTTGGCTAGCCGCATCGGGCGTAAATCGAAGGGGGGTACAAAAGGATTGTCGACAGCGCCAAGAAAAATTTTTGGAGGGGTTGCTAGCTCTCTGCCCGACCGATATACACCATCATCACGCATCCGCCGTGCTGTATCGAGCAGGGACACGGCATCAAGATCAAATACGGGTTTAGCTCCCGGGTCATCCCCGTTTTCGATGCCATCACCTGTTAGGCACAAAAGATTACGTATACCCAAGGCGGATGCTGATAAAAGATCACCTTGAATTGCGATGCGATTTCTGTCACGACAGGTCATCTGCATCACTGGCTCCCACCCCGCTTTTTCCAGCAACAGCGAGACGCCCATACTCGACATATGACAATGCGCACCAGGGGCATCCGTGACATTTAG
The nucleotide sequence above comes from Pseudomonadota bacterium. Encoded proteins:
- a CDS encoding dihydropteroate synthase DHPS, whose product is MSIPGLTIIGERINPGFRSTQAFFEQEDFEEIQKLAIRQAEAGASYLNVNAGTKALDSPGFLIELIQKIQAVVDLPLSIDCPDPSVLEGALKAYDPAKAKGQKPIINSIAASRWELKETLKIRPCKVVIMSSERFADGHLVACKTGEEVHTSARDMISILKSENPDMMNDDFFVDISIITLAADAEGLLKMALDGIQLINNDADLDGVHIMGGLSNLPQYLPAKAVDGSDLKHQLECAFLTLAMPAGFDTVLGTPWRQYELLTDDNFVLRTFREIIKLRDHDALMTVMKLYDKTA
- a CDS encoding methylenetetrahydrofolate reductase; protein product: MEAWRGAQRTRLGVIPKDPNPPVENNYIGKSSWLRVVRQEPWPEPLLTNAPHTSTSSAVSRLEKLLREGLFVVTSECAPPDSADPDAVLNHVQYYEGCIDALNVTDAPGAHCHMSSMGVSLLLEKAGWEPVMQMTCRDRNRIAIQGDLLSASALGIRNLLCLTGDGIENGDDPGAKPVFDLDAVSLLDTARRMRDDGVYRSGRELATPPKIFLGAVDNPFVPPFDLRPMRLAKKIEAGAQFVQTQYCYDIEVLKRYMECIREEGLHNRCFILVGVGPLVSPRTARWMRANVPGVYIPDEIIARLEKAQDSKKEGIKICIETIQEIHEIEGISGIHLMAPKREHLIQEIVHASGVLTGRPSTLVSTGEFTCPSQG
- a CDS encoding bifunctional methylenetetrahydrofolate dehydrogenase/methenyltetrahydrofolate cyclohydrolase FolD, translating into MTTIIDGKAYAERLRKSIAGDVSRFTQITRGKPGLAVILVGDNPASEIYVRNKVLQTTEAGMQSFDYRLPQHTSQSELISQIEQLNRRSDVHGILVQLPLPSHIDPEAIIDTIDPVKDVDGFHVINAGRLVTGGTAHVPCTPMGCLMLLREHLPELDGKKALVIGRSNIVGKPMATLLVQANCTVTIAHSRTLELADECSRADIVIAAVGRPKYVQGEWIKPGAVVIDVGINRIEEQNGRGRLVGDVDFDSAVRVAGAITPVPGGVGPMTIACLLQNTLNAAQIIAGTKQALHYS